ATGGAATTGAAAAGCCTTGTTGCTGCTAAATTAAGTCAGGTCCAACAAGGGATCAATCTAGCGCGTGCCAATCTAAGCAAAGAGCAACTGACAGCCTTGTCTCAACAGGTTTCTCTCAAAGAAAAAATTGACGAGAAAAAAGAAGGCTTGAAAATGGTGCAAACCATGGTTGCAGGTGGTCTGGGAATGCTGCTTTATATGATTTTGATCTTCTACTCTGGTATCACAGCCCAAGAAGTGGCCAGTGAAAAGGGAACCAAGATCATGGAAGTGGTCTTCTCTAGTATCAAAGCAACCGACTATTTCTTCGCACGCATGCTCGGACTCTTCGGTGTGATTATTACCCATATTTTTGTCTATGTAGTTGGGCTAGTAGCTGTTTGGATCTTTAGAGCAGATATCCCTGTTGTCAAGGATATTCTTGCTCCAAACTCTCCAATTACCCAACACCTAGCAGAAGCGATCTCGCTCAATACCGTCTTCTTCATTATCCTTGGGGTCTTTATGTATGTGGTGCTCTCTGCCTTCTTAGGATCCACAGTAGCACGACCTGAAGATTCAGGAAAAGCGATTTCGCCACTGATGATGTTAGTCCTCTTTAGCTTCTTTGGGGTAACCACCTTGGGAAGTGCCGGTGATGTCTTCTTATTGAAGATCGGTTCCTACATTCCATTCATTTCAACCTTCTTCATGCCTTTCCGTACCATTAATGGCTATGCGACTGGTCTTGAATCTTGGGCTTCATTGGGAATTGCGGTTCTCTTTACCATCGTGGGAACAGTGCTCATCGCCCGTATCTATGCCAGCCTGATCCTTCAGACCGATGACCTCGGACCGTGGAAGACCATCAAACGTGCTCTTAGCTATCGTTAATTAGGTAAGCTCTCGGTTACAGCTGAGGGCTTTTTGAATGGAGGTTACAATTTTTTTGAAAGACTTGTCTCTAACTATTAATAAATTGCAGAAAATTTAGTATGTTTTTTCATGGAAGAAAGAGTATTTTTCTTCAAATTATGATATGATGGAGAGGAATAATAAGATTTGAGGGTGAATATATGGATAAACTCCAAATAAAATCCAGCCCAATGGATGCGCAAGCGGCTATTGGTGAGTTGACTGGTGTTGATGTATCACAAAATGAGAATAAACAAGTAGAATTTAGTTATTCTGCTGGTATAGCAGGTATGGAGAAGGGAAAAGAGGTAAATAATCACTTACTTCAAGCTTTGGGTAAATTTAGTGAAGCT
The Streptococcus parasanguinis genome window above contains:
- a CDS encoding ABC transporter permease, whose product is MKQMFVVMKETYIRQVKSWSFLFMVFGPFLFLGLSIGIGYLTGSSTDAKNQVALVTEVPAVKESLKGTDGLTFDYKDEAAAKKAIKDEKAAAYLTVDEKDGQLEATYVGDQAMKMELKSLVAAKLSQVQQGINLARANLSKEQLTALSQQVSLKEKIDEKKEGLKMVQTMVAGGLGMLLYMILIFYSGITAQEVASEKGTKIMEVVFSSIKATDYFFARMLGLFGVIITHIFVYVVGLVAVWIFRADIPVVKDILAPNSPITQHLAEAISLNTVFFIILGVFMYVVLSAFLGSTVARPEDSGKAISPLMMLVLFSFFGVTTLGSAGDVFLLKIGSYIPFISTFFMPFRTINGYATGLESWASLGIAVLFTIVGTVLIARIYASLILQTDDLGPWKTIKRALSYR